A stretch of the Argentina anserina chromosome 6, drPotAnse1.1, whole genome shotgun sequence genome encodes the following:
- the LOC126800367 gene encoding RHOMBOID-like protein 5 has translation MGKGLPSSDVEKGPPERGQEKRHHQRSRLPPPEVCPPPQKPWVSWFVPVIFLVNVIMFILTMYFNNCPSQEAHPKCVLPFLGKFSFQPLKENPLLGASTVTLTNLGALELSLVVENGEGWRLLSCMWLHAGLVHLLVNMISLLFIGIRLEQEFGFIRIGLLYLLAGIGGSLSSAIHQSHLKTPQISVGASGALFGLLGAMLSELFTNWTIYTRKCVALLILVAVISLNLAVGFIPKVDNSAHVGGFLTGFFFGFVILIRPQFGYVNRKYIPTSYKGQLKSRHKWYQYVLGITAAIILVLGFAYGFGKLYGVPPIKNLP, from the exons ATGGGGAAGGGACTCCCATCCTCCGACGTCGAAAAGGGGCCACCGGAAAGGGGACAAGAGAAGAGACATCATCAGAGAAGCCGACTACCTCCGCCAGAAGTTTGCCCCCCTCCCCAAAAGCCATGGGTTTCATGGTTCGTACCAGTCATATTTCTGGTCAATGTCATCATGTTCATCCTCACCATGTATTTCAACAATTGCCCATCTCAAGAGGCTCATCCTAAATGCGTTTTGCCATTCTTGGGGAAGTTCTCTTTCCAACCCCTTAAAGAAAACCCCCTCCTTGGTGCTTCCACGGTCAC TCTGACAAATCTAGGTGCCCTTGAACTGAGTTTGGTGGTGGAAAACGGAGAAGGATGGCGCCTCTTGTCTTGCATGTGGCTTCATGCTGGACTTGTTCATCTGCTTGTCAACATGATAAGCCTTCTCTTCATAGGAATCCGGCTTGAGCAGGAATTCGGTTTCA TCAGAATAGGACTCCTCTACTTATTAGCTGGAATAGGTGGATCACTATCATCTGCAATTCATCAAAGCCATCTTAAAACCCCACAAATATCAGTTGGCGCATCTGGGGCACTTTTTGGATTGTTGGGAGCCATGCTTTCTGAACTATTTACAAACTGGACAATCTATACAAGAAAG TGCGTAGCGCTCCTGATACTGGTAGCCGTCATTTCCTTGAATTTGGCGGTAGGGTTTATACCTAAAGTGGACAATTCAGCTCATGTAGGAGGATTCCTCACCGGATTTTTCTTTGGCTTTGTTATTCTCATTCGCCCTCAATTTGGATATGTAAACCGCAAGTACATTCCAACTTCCTATAAGGGCCAACTTAAATCTAGGCACAAGTGGTATCAATATGTTTTAGGAATCACAGCTGCTATTATCTTAGTTCTTGG ATTTGCATATGGTTTTGGCAAGCTATATGGTGTTCCACCAATTAAAAACCTGCCTTGA
- the LOC126800369 gene encoding DCC family protein At1g52590, chloroplastic, translating into MALLLPGGCLRARPPLSLSQPPHVRRKLITTFATLSPNRGDSVDWVEATSTFFEHDTRPIMLFDGVCNLCNGGVKFVRDNDRNRRMRFEALQSEAGRKLLQRSGRAPDDISSVVLVEKDRSFIKSEAVVKIMEHIDLPFPQLAFFVQFVPLFIRDFVYDNVANNRYTIFGRSESCEI; encoded by the exons ATGGCGCTTCTTCTTCCCGGCGGGTGCTTACGAGCAAGGCCACCACTCAGCTTATCCCAGCCACCTCACGTTAGACGAAAGCTCATCACTACTTTCGCCACTCTATCCCCAAATCGAGGAGATTCTGTGGACTGGGTTGAAGCAACTTCAACCTTCTTTGAACACGACACAAGACCCATCATGTTATTTGACG GTGTTTGCAACTTGTGTAATGGAGGTGTCAAGTTCGTGCGTGATAATGATCGCAATAG GAGAATGAGGTTTGAAGCTCTCCAGAGTGAAGCGGGGAGGAAACTGCTACAAAGATCGGGGAGAGCTCCTGATGATATATCTAGTGTTGTGCTGGTTGAAAAGGATAG ATCATTCATCAAGTCGGAAGCAGTTGTGAAGATAATGGAACATATAGACTTACCCTTCCCCCAGCTCGCATTCTTCGTACAGTTTGTACCTCT CTTCATACGGGATTTTGTATATGACAATGTTGCAAACAATCGATACACAATATTTGGTCGCTCAGAGTCGTGTGAGATATAG